A part of Trichocoleus sp. FACHB-46 genomic DNA contains:
- a CDS encoding helix-turn-helix domain-containing protein, giving the protein MTHEPAQGTIFVQTTLKVLGGKWKILILWHLKDGARRFSELKRLLPEITEKMLIQQLRELERDGIVNRNIYSEVPPKVEYSFTEYGLTLKPVLQILCSWGENHLKHIE; this is encoded by the coding sequence ATGACCCATGAACCGGCTCAAGGCACTATATTTGTGCAAACCACCTTAAAAGTATTAGGTGGTAAATGGAAAATTCTCATTCTGTGGCATCTCAAAGATGGAGCAAGGCGTTTTAGTGAACTAAAGCGATTACTGCCAGAGATTACAGAAAAGATGTTGATTCAGCAACTACGAGAATTAGAGAGAGACGGAATTGTCAACCGAAATATCTATTCAGAGGTGCCGCCTAAAGTAGAATACTCGTTCACGGAATATGGTCTAACCCTAAAACCTGTTTTGCAAATACTTTGCAGCTGGGGAGAAAATCATCTCAAGCATATTGAGTGA